The Bifidobacterium coryneforme genome segment TCTCATACCCGACCACCTGGCCGAAATCGGGACTGTGCTCAACCAGATTGCCAATCATCCGGTCCGACCTGGCCACGGTGTGCACGTCCAGGATGCCGATTCCCTCCAGGCGCTCATGGTCCGAGGTCTCGAAGTAATGGCCGAAAAGCTGATAGAGCCCGCAAATCATCAGCATGGGAGTGCCCCGATCGGCCAGGTCGGCGAGGAGGGAACCTCTCTTCTGGAGGTCCTGGATGATTCGCTCCTGGCCGTGGTCCTGCCCACCGCCGCCGAGAATCACATCGACCTGGTCAGGCCATGGGTCACCGGGATTGTAGTACCGGATCATAGGCCGGAACCCGTAGAGCTCAGCCCGCCGGGTCACGCTGAGGATGTTCCCGGAATCCCCGTAGATGTTCATGTCGCGATGGTACAGGGAGAGGACATGCAGGGGTGGATGGTCCATGTTCGAAGTCCCCTTTCCGTTTCCGGCAGATTCGCTCGACCGGGACTCATCCGCGCCCATCTGGGCCATCTCGGTGTCTTCCATGCTCATACCCCCACTCCGGCATCGCTGACCTCGGTCACATGGCCAAGCTCGGCCCGCAGACGCAGCATGGAGGTGTAGGTGCAGTAGATTCGCTTGGGCCGGCCGGAATGAGCATCCAGGAAGGCGGCCAGGGCCTTCTCCAGATCGGTATCGACCGCATCAACAGGTACCTGCTCATAGGCCAGGCGGAGGGCCATGTCATAGGCCCGGGTCCCGGAGACCATGGCAACACCGGACTTCCTGAGTGAGGCGAAATCCACATCCCAGAGCCAGCTCATATCGCGCCCGTCGGCATAGTCGTCGCGGATGGCAATCATCGTATCCCGTCCATCAGGGTCGAAGGAGGAAAGTGCCAGTCGGAACCCCATGGGGTTCTTGACCAGGACCAATTCCACCGGCGCCCCCTTATAGGTAATGACCTCACCACGTCCAAAGGCCGGGGTCACCTGGGCCAGGGCCGCCATCAACCGGGCATCATCCGGCTCATTATCCGCCAGTACGGAACGGACAAGGGCAAGGGCCGCCGCGGCATTGTAGAGGTTGTATACACCCTCCAGGCGCACATCCGTCTCCAGCCGCCTGCCATCCACCCGGAAGACGGCCCTATGGTCCATGACCTTTTCCAGGACCACATCCGCAGGAAGGGAGTGACCGGGCCTCGGGGAAGGCACATCCGCATCCTCCCCGGATGCCCTGGTCTCGGTCTGGGCATGCATGTCGTCATCAGTCGGGAAATAGGTCAGCAGGTCATCGGTCAGACCGAAATAGGCCACCCGGGTCCGGGCAGGGGTCTGCGCCGCCAGGGCGGAGATGCGCGGATCCTCCCGATTCAGGACCACGGTGCCGGTGGTGGCTTCGGCCACCTGGGCCAGGAGACCTGCAGTGGTATCGATTTCACCGAACCTGTCCAACTGGTCGCGCATGACGTTGAGGAGGAGGGTATGACGGGGCTTGACCTGCCTGACGAAGTGGACCGCGTAGGCCTCGTCCAGTTCCAGAACGGCTATGTCCGCATCCAACTTCCCACCCGGGCCGAGGGTGGAGACCAGGGATGAGACCACACCCCGAGTGAAGTTGGAGCCGGTCGGGTTGGTGAAGACCTTCAGACCGAGAGATTCAAGCATGGAGGCGACCATGCGGGTGGTGGTGGTCTTCCCATTGGTTCCCGAGACCAGGACCACGCCCCGGGGCAGACGGGAAAGGGTCCGGGCCAGGAAGGTGGGGTCGATCCGTTCGACCACCCTGCCCGGAAGGGCGGAGCCTCCGTGACGGGTAAGGCGGGAAAGGACGCGGACCGCCTTGCCTGCGGGCAGCGCCAGGAAGGAGTACCAGTGCCGGGAGGGGGTCCTGCCCATCTGTTTCCCCTCGCCCGTCGCGACCTGCCGGGCCATGATCAGACCCCTCCCTGCTGGTAATCCTGGGGCATGTCCTTGAACTTGGACTTTTCGCCCAGGAAGGCCAGCTGGAAGGTGTCGGTCGGGCCGTTACGGTGCTTGGCCAGGATGATATCGGCCTCGCCCGGGCGGTCCTCCTTGTCGTAGAAGTCTGGCCTGTGAACCAGGAAGACCGCATCGGCATCCTGCTCGATGGAGCCGGACTCACGCAGGTCGGACAGCATGGGCTTCTTATCGTTACGCATCTCGGGGCCTCGGTTGAGCTGGCTCAGGGCCACCACCGGAACCTCCAGCTCCTTGGCCAGAAGCTTCAGGGCGCGCGAGAAGTCGGAAACCTCCTGCTGGCGGGACTCCACCCGCTTGCCCGAGGTCATCAGCTGGAGGTAGTCGATGACGACCAGCTTCAGGTCATTGGTCTGCTTGAGCCTGCGGCACTTGGCCCTGATTTCCATCAGGCTCATGTTGGGGGAATCATCCAGGAAGAGCGGGGCCTCCTGCAACTTGCTCCAGAAGGTGTTGAGGGTGTTCCAACGCTCAGGGGTGATGTCGTCGGCCCTGCGCAGGGCGACCAGGGGAATATCGGTTTCGGCCGAGATGATGCGCTGGGCCAACTCGGTCTTGCTCATCTCCAAGGAAAAGACAACGGTGGTCAGGTTGTTGTGAAGGGCGGCGGCACGGGCGAAGTCGATACCCAGGGTGGACTTACCCATGGCCGGGCGGCCTGCCACGACGACCATCTGCCCGGGCTGAAGGCCCTGGGTCACATCGTCGATGCTCTTGAATCCGGTGGGCACACCACGCTCTGCATATCCGTTCTGCAGCTTGTCCAGCTGCTCCAGGGTGTCGTGGACGACCGGCCCGATGGCCTCGTAATCCTGACGGACCTTGCCCGAACTCATCTCGTAGACTTCGGCCTGCGCCATGTTGACGATGTCTTCAGCCTGGGACCCTTCAGCCGAGTACCCCAGCTGGGCAATCTTGGTACCGGCGGCGATGACATTGCGAAGGATGGCCCTCTGGTGGACGATTTCGGCGTAGTAGGTAGCGTTCGCCGCCGTGGGGACCGAGGCCACCAGGGAGTGGAGGTAGTCGGTGCCGCCTATCTTGTCCAGGTCACCGGATTTGAGGAGTTCGTTGGCCACCAGAACAGCATCCACGGGCTGCGAGGCCGAGAAGAGGGTGATGATGGCCTCATAAATGGTCTGATGCTTGGGCTGGTAGAAGTCGGCCACGTCAATCATCTGACTGACCTCTCCGATGGCGTCCTTGCTCATCAGCATCCCGCCAAGGACGGCCATCTCGGCATCGTCGTCATGCGGGGGGACCCGATCGAAGATCACGTCACGCGAACCGCCATCCTCTCGCGGCGGACGCTGCTCGGGGTGAGTGTAGTCGGTGGAGTTTTCAGAAACCATAGGTTCGATTCTACGGACGGCACCTACCGCTTGCGAAGGTTCGGCAGGTTTTAGCCCAAGGCTTTTACGGGCCAGGCACAAAGGCAGGAAAACCCCTGGGACCGGTTCGGACCGCAAATACACCAGGAATCTTCGGCACCATTACTCCACATCCATAGGCATGTCGAGAGGGATGACCGTGTGAAGTGAGCTGGGCCACACCCCATTGTGCATAAAATAAAAGTTATCCACATTTTAGGCGTGTCATAGAGGATATGTGTCTGACTTATCCACCTCATGGGTATAACTGTGTGGAAAACCTGGGGATAGAGTTCTCTCCGACGGCTGGCAGTTGCGCCTGCTCTTCATCAGTGGTAGTGCCTCTTGCGTCAGCCACGATGAGGCCCCAACGGGAAGAGGACCGAAGCCCGGTTGTAGCATGGCATCCGTGACTTCATCAGATCAGGACCAGGCGCGGAACAAGCCCGACCGGAAACGCCAAGCCCGTTCCACCTATGCCGCGATAGCCTCTCTGGCCATCCCCACTTTCGGGCAGTTGATCGCCGAACCCCTCTTCGTCATGATCGATACGGGCATCGTCGGTCACGTCAGCGACTCGGCACTTGCGGGGCTTTCCATCGGATCGACCGTGGTCCTGACCACCGTGGGCCTCTGCGTCTTCCTGGCCTACGGGACCACCTCCCAGGTTGCTCGTCTGATGGGCGCGGGCCGCCGCAGGGAGGGGATGGAAATCGGAATCGACGGCATGTGGCTGGCCTTCATCATCGGGGTGGTGGTCTGTGCCATCCTGATGATCTTCAGCCGCCCGCTCTGCTCAGTCATGGGAGCCTCGGGGCAGGTCCTGGACGCCGCCCAGCAGTATCTGAATGCGCTGATATTCGGCCTGCCCGCCATGCTCCTGGTCTATGCAGCCAACGGCATCTTCCGCGGCCTGCAAAAGGTCAACATCACCCTGGTCGCCGCCATATCAGGGGCGATACTGAACACAATCCTGGAGGTGCTCTTCGTTTTCGGACTGCACATGGGCATCCTCGGGTCCGGCCTGGCCACCCTGATCGCCGAGTGGTACATGGGTCTCTTCCTTACCATCCCGGCCCTGATCTGGGCCAGGCGAGAGGGGGCCAGCCTGCGGCCCCGGATGAGCGGGATAGCCAGCAGCATGGGCGACGGCTTCCCCCTCTTCCTGCGCACCCTGGCCCTGCGGGTCTGCCTGGTCATGACCGTGGTCGCGGCCGCCCACCTGGGCGAACGGGTCCTGGCAGCCTATCAGGGGGTCAACTCGGCGTGGAACTTCGGCCTGAACATGCTGGATGCCGTTGGCATCGCAGGGCAGTCCCTGGTGGCAACCGAACTGGGGGCCCATCACAAGGCACGGGCTCGGAAGATGACGGACCTCTCGGCAAAGGCCGGCATGATCATGGGCGTTCTGGTGGGCCTGGTCATGATTGCCCTGGGACTCTTCGCCACCCCGCTCTTCAGTCCCACCCCCGCCATCCGCTCCCTGATAACCGTCGGCATGATCGTTCAGGGGGCCTTCATGCCCATAGCAGGCTGGATGTGGGCCCTGGACGGAATCCTGATCGGAGCCGAGGACTACCGGTATCTGGCCGCCACCTGCTCACTGACGGCCCTGGTCTATGTGGCTTGCCTGCTGGGACTGACCAACCTGGCGCGGGGCTGGGAGGACACCTGGCGGATCGCCATGCTGTGGGGGGCGATCAACATCCTCTTCATCGGCATCCGTGCCATCTTCAACGGCCTGCGTGCACGGACGGACACATGGATGGACCAGGCCTTGGTGGCCGACTGACCCCATCTCGTCCGGCGTATCCCCTCCCTGCCGCAACAACCGGACTCCGCCCGGACGCAGTGCGCCCTTGCACGCCCCGCTCAACGCTCCGATTGCAGGGACAGCCAAAATACGAAAACCGCCGACCGAGCCCCTACCGGGACCTGGTCGGCGGTCATCCATCAGCCAGAGCCACCCTCAGATGGCGGCGGCACCTGTTTCACCCGTCCTGACACGGGTGACTGAATCCAGGGACTGGACCCAGACCTTCCCGTCACCAATCGTGTCGGTGCCTGCGGTCTGGACGATGACATCGACCAGGGACTGCGCCTTGGCGTCATCGGACAGCACTTCCACACGAATCTTGGGAATCAGGTCAACCGTGTAGGTGGCACCGCGGTAGACCTCCTTGTGCCCACCCTGACGACCGTAGCCGTTTGCAGAGGAGACGGTCATGCCATGAACACCCGCCTGGGAGAGTGCCTCTTTGACCTCTTCCAACTTCTGAGGCTGGAGAATTGCCGTTATCAGCTTCATGTCTCTACACTCCTTTGATGATTAATTGGCGGACAGGGCGAATTCGTAAGCGCTCTCACCCTGGTCGCTCTGGTCGACACCGACAACCTCTTCTTTGTCGCTGACGCGCCAGCCGACGGTCTTCTCAAGGGCGAAGGCGATGACCCCGGTCACGACTGCGGCGTAAATCACGGCAATCAGCGCCACCAGGAACTGTACCAGCAGCTGCTTGTAGTCGCCACCGGCCAGGAGACCGGTCCCCGCGCCGAAGAGTCCGACCATGAGGGTGCCGAGCACACCACCCACTCCGTGGATACCGACCACATCGAGGGAGTCGTCATAGTTGAACCGGAACTTGAGACCGCAGGCGAAGCAGCAGACCACACCGGCCACCAGGCCCATGACGATGGCCCAGAGGGGGGAAACCACATCGGCTGCCGGAGTGATGGCAACCAGGCCGGCAATCATGCCCGAGGCCGCGCCCATGGCGGTGTAGTGCCCGGAACGGATCTTCTCGGTGAAGAGCCATCCCAGGGTGGCCGCAGAGGCGGCGATGGTGGTGGAGACCCAGGAGTACCCGGCGGTGCCGTTGGCCGCGAAAGCGGATCCGGCGTTGAATCCGAACCAGCCGAACCAAAGCAGGAAGGCCCCCAGCATGACCATGGGCACGTTGTGGGGACGCATGGGCTCCTTCTTGAAGCCAATCCTCCGCCCGATGATCATGACGATGACCAGGGCCGCCACTGCCGCATTGATGTGAATGACCGTACCGCCGGCGAAGTCGTGCGCCGGGGCACCGATGGCGTTGGAGATGGCACCGTCAGCCGAGAGGAGGCCGTTGTTCCAGACCATGTGGGCCATGGGGGCATAGTCCAAGGTGATCCAGAGGGCCACGAAAATCATCCAGGTGCTGACCTTGATGCGCTCTGCCAGGGCGCCGGAAATCAGGGCCACGCAGATCATGGCGAAGGCGACCTGGAAGGCGATATCGATGGTGTGGGGGTAGGGGGCGTCTTTCAGATCGACCGAGGTGAAAATCCCATCCTTGGCCGTGACCGTGTCCTTGAGGAGGAAGCCGGTGACCGGGTCACCGAAGATTCCACCCACATCCTTGCCCGCGTATGCAATCGACCAGCCCCAGAGGGTCCAGATGATGCCCGTGACGGCAATGGCCACCGTTGACATCATCAGCATGTTCAGCACGGCCTTGGCCCGGACCATACCTCCATAGAAGAAGGCCACTGCGGGGGTCATCAAGAAGACCATGGCCGCGGCCATCAACATCCATGCAGCATTTCCAGAATCCATGCTCACACCTCTCTTTCCACGCCCGGAGCCGTCAAGTCCCGCGTCGCGGCGGGCGGACCCGGACGACGCCAATCGTCGTTCATCTTCAAGGTCATAGAACAGCCAAAGGGTTTCATCCAGGTCAACCGTTCGTTTCCCATCAGTAACCTGGACCGGGAAACCGTAACCGGAACGTAATCCCCGGTATTCCTGTCCAACCTTCGTTCAACCCGGCTCAGAGCCGACCGGCAGGGCTTCACTCCTCGCCCAGAATCCCATCCACGAAGGACTCGGGATTGAAGGGGGAAAGATCATCGGGCCCCTCGCCCAGACCAACCAGCTTGACCGGCACGCCCAGCTCCCGCTGAACGGAGATTACGATACCACCCTTGGCCGAACCGTCGAGCTTGGTCAGGACGATGCCCGTTACACCGATGGCCTCCGCAAAGACCCTGGCCTGGATCATCCCGTTCTGCCCGGTGGTCGCATCCAGGACCAGGAGGACCTCCTCCACGGGGAGGTTCTTCTCGATCACGCGGCGGATCTTGCCCAGCTCATCCATCAGGTTGGCCTTGTTTTGAAGCCTGCCGGCGGTGTCCACAATCAGGACGTCGGCACCCATCTCCTTGGCCTTGGATGAAGCCTCGAAGGCAACCGAGGCCGGGTCGGCACCCTCCTTGTCGCTGCGGACGACCGGAACACCCACCTTGCTGCCCCATGTTTCCAGCTGGTCGGCGGCTGCGGCGCGGAAGGTGTCGGCGGCCCCCATGACCACGGTCTTGCCATCGGCAACGAAGAGGCGTGCCAGTTTGCCGGCCGTCGTGGTCTTGCCGGTTCCATTGACCCCGACCATGATGATGACCGAGGGTTTGCCGGTTTCGGGCTTATCGGCCTCCAGGGTTCGGTCCATGCCGGGATCCACCAGGTCGATCAACCGCTTCCTGAGACCGGCACGAACCGCTTTGGGATCCCTCTCACCACTGACCCGGGCATCCGAGCGCAGCTGATCGACCAGCTGCTCACTGGCCTCAGCCCCAACATCCGCCATGAGCAGGGTGTCTTCAACCTCCTCCCAGTCGGATTCACTCAGATGGTCCTTGGTGAGGATGGCAAAAAGTGCCTTCCCGAAGGGGTTGGGGCTCTTCGCCAGCTTGGCCTTGAGCCTGGTCATACGCGAGGCAGAAGACTCCGGTTCCAGAGACACCCCGCTCTTCGAGGGTTCCCCGTCCTGGCCCCTTGCGGCATCTCCTGATGCCCGCGTGCCCCCGTCGGAACCCTTTTCGGTCCTGCCCGGGACCTCTTGCTGCTTCGCCGGATTCGAATCGGACCCTGCGGGCTGCGAGCCGTCCCCGTTCTTGTGCCGGGACTTGGACAGGAGACATACCCCTGCCACGACCAGGGCCAGAACGACGACAAGTGCTATGGCTATAAACAGGTAGGACGTAGTCATACCGACAAGATTAGGGTCGCGAACGGACACGGGGAAGGCAAGACGCATAGCCCGTCACACGTTCAGCGGAGAAGCCGGGCAACGGACCGGATACCGGTAACCACATCCGCAAATTCTCTCGACGACGGGTGAAGGAGACCGCTCCCGTATCTTATGCCGTCAAGGGAGAGGGTGATTCCCTGAGGCGCCCTGTCAGGCAGTGGGGCTGACCGCCGGTATGACATCCGATGTTACCGCCACCGGCTCACCGGCCTGTGCGGATTCTTCGACGATGAATCCTTCGAACCCTTCGTCCGTATGCGGCTTCAGAGGCGTGACCAAGTTCCCTTCATTGGTCTGCCAGAGCTCGATCTCGTCCGTAAAGTCCGAGGACAAAAGCGCTCTCATCTCCACCACCGAGGCGGAGTTGACATATACCGGGCACTTGATGGAGTTGGGTCCGCCCTCCTGGGAATCCTCCGCACTTCCGTCCGGGTTGGGAATAAAGGAGAGCCTGCCTCCACCGATGCGGGGCAACCTGTCCTCACGCCGCCGCCCGGCACCCCTGAACACACGCTCATTCAAAGACTGGGAGAAGGCGCGATTCGCTGATTCCCCGCGCGCCAGACGCAGGACGTAGACGATGAATGCCACCACTACCAGCACCCATATGAGCACAATCACCCAGACCATGGTCTCATTCTCTCAGACGGAGATGCCGATGTGGTGGCAATGGTTGAATATGCCAACCTATTTCACAAGCTGACCCGTGATGCTCCACGCTGTGGACCATGCCCGCGGCGGCCGACCGGCAGACCATATACTGGGCATCAGCACACCTAGGCAAGGAGCCGCCATGACAAACGCCATCGTACTGATTACGGTCCAGTCCGACAGAATCAACGAAGTGGCACGTGCCATTGTCGAAATCGACGGGGTCAAGGATGTCTATTCCGTGGCTGGAGAGGTCGACCTGGTGGCCGTGGTCTCCACTGGCAAGTTCGACGATCTGACCGCCGTCATCCCCGGTGGCATCGCCAAGGTACCCGGCGTGACCGGAACCCAGACCCTTACGGCCTTCCGCACATATTCCCGTGAAGACATGGACGCCGCATACGACCTCGGCCTGGACTGATTCACTGACCCTCGACGGTTATCGGAGCTGCTCGCGGCTCGCGGGTCCGCCTCTGTGCAGATCACCTATATGAGCGGACGGACCCGTACCTTATAAGTCAATCCAGTACCGCTGAATTCCAAGCCCGTTTGCTGTATATCGGGTGTCTTCCAGCCTGCCGCCATTCGACAGGATGGTCTGTCGGCTGCCCTCATTATGTTCGTCGCAGGTGACCAGAACCCTGTCCAGCCCTTCCTGCCGGGCCACACCCAGGCAGTCTGCCAACATTTGATTGGCGTACCCACGACGCCGCCTGTCCGGGCGGACCGAATAGCCGATATTTCCTCCCAGCTCCAGCAGATAATCATTCAAATCGAGGCGCAACTGAATCATCCCGACCAGAGTCCCATCAGGCTCCAAGGCCAGGAATTGCAAGGCCGGCACGTATCCCGGAGGCAGGTTCTCCCCCTCGGCCTCATTGACGACCTGGGGCAACCAGTGCCGCCTGACCTGCTCAAGCGACGTGCAGTCCTCCAGACACCCCAGACCAGCCAGTTCATCACCGGCTACGGCCTTGCATGCCTGCATGTACTCCCATGCCTCGTCGGCATACCCCGTCGAAGCCGCATCGAGACGAACCAATCGAATAGCCATACCCGCTCCTTGATTAGCCAACATTCTACACGCCGCGAAACGAAGCCTTGGTTGCTCTTCTTTCCGTCATCTCACCTGACACCATACCTCGGAAGAAACCGCGAGATTGGAAAATATCGTCCCAGCCGTGTATTTTTGTTGTGTTGCCCCTCTGGCTCAATGGTTAGAGCAGCGTCCTTTTAAGTCGTGGGTTCTCGGTTCGAATCCGAGGGGGGGCACAAATCTGCTCTTGCGGCACGGCTAGGTACCTAAGTCCGCACGTTTTTCCATAGTACCCGTTTCTCTCCGACATGTACGAACCCGGGATAGGACTGAGCAGCCCAGGCCAAGAAAGAGGAAGCATGGATAAGGAACCAACCTCCGGCGACCAGGAAATCAGTCCTCCATCCGGCCTGGAGGACTCCCAGACCCCTCCAGCGTCCGAATCCGCAGAGGACACCGACGGAGCGACCAGGACCCGGCCCAGGTGGATGATCCCAGTCGTCACCGCCGCCGCCGTGGTTGTCCTTATTGCAGCTGGCCTGATCTGCTGGCGGGTGGTTTCCAATCGTCAACACACCCAAGCTGTTGAGCGGTGCTCCGGGGCCGTGGCGCGTCTGGAGAAGCCGGCCGGCGGTGCCGCCGCCAGGACGGCACGCTACCAGGAGGCTGCAGGTATCAGCTCCGATCAGGTCAAGGATGTCAAGACGGTGATTGCCATGGCCAGGGCCGTCAAAAACGCCGGCGGCATCAAGCCGCAGCCGGTCAGGTGCGATGCGTCCATGAAAACTCAGGACCTTGAGGCCGCCGCCGACAAGGCGAAGGACCTGAACGACAGGTACGACAAGCTGGACCGGGCCGCGAAGGCGGTTCTGGCCTCCCGGGACGCGAAGGACCTGGACGACGCACGCACCGCCCTGGCCGCGAAGAGGGAAGAGGCCTCCAGGCTGCTGGGCGACAGCGACGGGAAGGTGACGGACAACACCACCCGCGAGACCCTGCAACAGGCCATCGGCCAGGCCGAGCAGACCAAGGGCGACAAGGCGAAGGCCTGGCGGGATGCGGTCGGTCCGCTCCAGTCGGCCATCGACCAGGTGAACGCCTCCATGCAGGCCAAGACCCAGGCGGACCAGCAGGCCGCAGAAGAAGCCGCACAGGCGGCGGCGCAGCAGGCCCAGGCCGTCCAGCAGGCGAGACCCTCCTACGGGCGAGGTGGAGGCGGAGGCTGGTCAGCCCCCGCGCCGGCCGCTCCTGCACCCTCAGTACCTCGAGGAGGAAACTCCAGCGATGACTTCAATTGGGAGCAGTGGCTGCAAACTCAAGTGCCACTCGGCAATGGATGCAATTCAGCTGGTGTGTGCGCCATTGGGTGATTGATTAAAGATGTGCCAGCGGGACCGGTTTCTTGCAGGTCTCCTATCCCGCTGGCTTTTATTGTGGACGACCATAAGGCCGTCCCCTTCATAATATCGGAAGGGAATTGAGAATGTGCAAAAGTCAGGGAAGATCAGGGCCTGGGCCGGTCGACTCGGGCGGCTGGACTCCGGGACGATGCTGCGCAAGGGCCTTGCCGCCGCGGTGGCGGGGCCTCGATGTTGGCGGGTGTCCCCGCCGCTTTCGCCGGTGGCGGTGCGG includes the following:
- a CDS encoding MATE family efflux transporter, whose amino-acid sequence is MTSSDQDQARNKPDRKRQARSTYAAIASLAIPTFGQLIAEPLFVMIDTGIVGHVSDSALAGLSIGSTVVLTTVGLCVFLAYGTTSQVARLMGAGRRREGMEIGIDGMWLAFIIGVVVCAILMIFSRPLCSVMGASGQVLDAAQQYLNALIFGLPAMLLVYAANGIFRGLQKVNITLVAAISGAILNTILEVLFVFGLHMGILGSGLATLIAEWYMGLFLTIPALIWARREGASLRPRMSGIASSMGDGFPLFLRTLALRVCLVMTVVAAAHLGERVLAAYQGVNSAWNFGLNMLDAVGIAGQSLVATELGAHHKARARKMTDLSAKAGMIMGVLVGLVMIALGLFATPLFSPTPAIRSLITVGMIVQGAFMPIAGWMWALDGILIGAEDYRYLAATCSLTALVYVACLLGLTNLARGWEDTWRIAMLWGAINILFIGIRAIFNGLRARTDTWMDQALVAD
- a CDS encoding ammonium transporter — encoded protein: MDSGNAAWMLMAAAMVFLMTPAVAFFYGGMVRAKAVLNMLMMSTVAIAVTGIIWTLWGWSIAYAGKDVGGIFGDPVTGFLLKDTVTAKDGIFTSVDLKDAPYPHTIDIAFQVAFAMICVALISGALAERIKVSTWMIFVALWITLDYAPMAHMVWNNGLLSADGAISNAIGAPAHDFAGGTVIHINAAVAALVIVMIIGRRIGFKKEPMRPHNVPMVMLGAFLLWFGWFGFNAGSAFAANGTAGYSWVSTTIAASAATLGWLFTEKIRSGHYTAMGAASGMIAGLVAITPAADVVSPLWAIVMGLVAGVVCCFACGLKFRFNYDDSLDVVGIHGVGGVLGTLMVGLFGAGTGLLAGGDYKQLLVQFLVALIAVIYAAVVTGVIAFALEKTVGWRVSDKEEVVGVDQSDQGESAYEFALSAN
- a CDS encoding P-II family nitrogen regulator; the encoded protein is MKLITAILQPQKLEEVKEALSQAGVHGMTVSSANGYGRQGGHKEVYRGATYTVDLIPKIRVEVLSDDAKAQSLVDVIVQTAGTDTIGDGKVWVQSLDSVTRVRTGETGAAAI
- a CDS encoding Lrp/AsnC family transcriptional regulator, which codes for MTNAIVLITVQSDRINEVARAIVEIDGVKDVYSVAGEVDLVAVVSTGKFDDLTAVIPGGIAKVPGVTGTQTLTAFRTYSREDMDAAYDLGLD
- the dnaB gene encoding replicative DNA helicase; this translates as MVSENSTDYTHPEQRPPREDGGSRDVIFDRVPPHDDDAEMAVLGGMLMSKDAIGEVSQMIDVADFYQPKHQTIYEAIITLFSASQPVDAVLVANELLKSGDLDKIGGTDYLHSLVASVPTAANATYYAEIVHQRAILRNVIAAGTKIAQLGYSAEGSQAEDIVNMAQAEVYEMSSGKVRQDYEAIGPVVHDTLEQLDKLQNGYAERGVPTGFKSIDDVTQGLQPGQMVVVAGRPAMGKSTLGIDFARAAALHNNLTTVVFSLEMSKTELAQRIISAETDIPLVALRRADDITPERWNTLNTFWSKLQEAPLFLDDSPNMSLMEIRAKCRRLKQTNDLKLVVIDYLQLMTSGKRVESRQQEVSDFSRALKLLAKELEVPVVALSQLNRGPEMRNDKKPMLSDLRESGSIEQDADAVFLVHRPDFYDKEDRPGEADIILAKHRNGPTDTFQLAFLGEKSKFKDMPQDYQQGGV
- a CDS encoding type 1 glutamine amidotransferase translates to MDHPPLHVLSLYHRDMNIYGDSGNILSVTRRAELYGFRPMIRYYNPGDPWPDQVDVILGGGGQDHGQERIIQDLQKRGSLLADLADRGTPMLMICGLYQLFGHYFETSDHERLEGIGILDVHTVARSDRMIGNLVEHSPDFGQVVGYENHSGLTYLGEGAQPLGTVDQEGRGNNGEDHTEGARRNKVIGTYMHGSLLPKNPAITDYLIGAAADGRYGEGSLDQMKQAMTEDASQELARLDSLAEQAGRIAVSRPR
- a CDS encoding GNAT family N-acetyltransferase; this encodes MAIRLVRLDAASTGYADEAWEYMQACKAVAGDELAGLGCLEDCTSLEQVRRHWLPQVVNEAEGENLPPGYVPALQFLALEPDGTLVGMIQLRLDLNDYLLELGGNIGYSVRPDRRRRGYANQMLADCLGVARQEGLDRVLVTCDEHNEGSRQTILSNGGRLEDTRYTANGLGIQRYWIDL
- a CDS encoding Mur ligase family protein, translating into MARQVATGEGKQMGRTPSRHWYSFLALPAGKAVRVLSRLTRHGGSALPGRVVERIDPTFLARTLSRLPRGVVLVSGTNGKTTTTRMVASMLESLGLKVFTNPTGSNFTRGVVSSLVSTLGPGGKLDADIAVLELDEAYAVHFVRQVKPRHTLLLNVMRDQLDRFGEIDTTAGLLAQVAEATTGTVVLNREDPRISALAAQTPARTRVAYFGLTDDLLTYFPTDDDMHAQTETRASGEDADVPSPRPGHSLPADVVLEKVMDHRAVFRVDGRRLETDVRLEGVYNLYNAAAALALVRSVLADNEPDDARLMAALAQVTPAFGRGEVITYKGAPVELVLVKNPMGFRLALSSFDPDGRDTMIAIRDDYADGRDMSWLWDVDFASLRKSGVAMVSGTRAYDMALRLAYEQVPVDAVDTDLEKALAAFLDAHSGRPKRIYCTYTSMLRLRAELGHVTEVSDAGVGV